Proteins from a single region of Gemmatimonadaceae bacterium:
- a CDS encoding FHA domain-containing protein: protein MPFLQLRDSRYPLRAGVNRVGWGPEAEVRLPDSPFGGTPVAAVVTVASEGSASVDLGPGSVVVVLNGVAVQGPSPVLHGDRLVIGEFSLSYGDEAQLGDTIEIEGHHDDSLAVPSPAARTSRVGGRLLSLMDGREYPVPDAGLTIGRDPSCDIVIPAQSVSRRHATIRAGDLGYLLLDTSANGVFVNEGRVHGELPIGRGDTLRVGPEEYRFHADEEATQVDPAAHPGLQHTGAFAAAARPTAPAAGAAGATPVPERERPMFGSLEVINEGPSKGTRYELDSPRITIGRGPHNDVSINDESVSEYHAKLQRREDGWYLIDLDSTNGSYVDGKRVAEEARVGSGSDVRFGGVKMTFRGAGPVARPSGETRVIVGVKAPDPKRAEPRHGETTDQSDAHDAVGGGRISPLLWLTVTVLVILALYAAVRGGGR, encoded by the coding sequence ATGCCCTTCCTCCAGCTCCGGGACTCCCGATATCCGCTGCGCGCGGGCGTCAACCGGGTGGGATGGGGACCCGAAGCGGAGGTTCGCCTCCCGGATTCACCGTTCGGAGGCACGCCGGTCGCCGCCGTTGTCACCGTCGCCAGCGAAGGCTCGGCGAGCGTCGATCTGGGCCCGGGCTCGGTGGTCGTGGTCCTGAACGGCGTGGCGGTGCAGGGGCCTTCCCCGGTTCTGCATGGAGACCGCCTCGTCATCGGTGAGTTCTCGCTCAGCTACGGCGACGAGGCCCAACTCGGCGACACGATCGAGATCGAAGGACATCATGACGACAGTCTGGCTGTGCCGAGTCCGGCGGCGCGCACCTCACGCGTGGGAGGCCGCCTGCTCTCGCTGATGGATGGGCGGGAGTACCCGGTGCCTGACGCTGGGCTCACGATCGGCCGTGATCCATCCTGCGACATCGTGATCCCGGCGCAGAGTGTGTCCCGTCGGCACGCAACGATACGCGCCGGCGACCTCGGATACCTGTTGCTCGACACTTCCGCCAACGGCGTGTTCGTCAACGAGGGCCGCGTGCACGGGGAACTGCCGATCGGTCGAGGGGACACGCTGCGCGTCGGCCCCGAGGAATATCGTTTCCACGCCGACGAAGAAGCGACCCAGGTCGACCCCGCGGCGCATCCGGGGTTGCAGCACACCGGTGCGTTCGCGGCCGCTGCGCGACCCACCGCCCCGGCGGCCGGTGCGGCCGGCGCGACACCGGTACCGGAGCGGGAACGGCCGATGTTCGGCTCGCTGGAGGTCATCAACGAGGGGCCGTCGAAAGGGACGCGGTACGAACTGGATTCACCGCGCATCACCATCGGTCGCGGGCCACATAACGACGTGTCGATCAACGACGAAAGCGTGTCCGAGTACCACGCGAAGCTGCAGCGACGCGAGGACGGTTGGTACCTGATCGACCTCGACTCGACCAACGGTTCCTATGTCGATGGGAAGCGGGTGGCCGAGGAGGCCAGGGTGGGGTCCGGAAGCGACGTCCGGTTCGGGGGGGTGAAGATGACCTTCCGTGGGGCCGGGCCGGTGGCTCGCCCTTCCGGGGAGACGCGGGTTATAGTTGGGGTCAAGGCTCCCGACCCCAAACGGGCTGAACCGCGTCACGGAGAGACGACGGATCAGTCCGACGCCCATGACGCGGTGGGTGGGGGCAGGATCTCCCCGCTCCTCTGGCTCACGGTCACTGTGCTCGTCATACTCGCGCTGTACGCAGCTGTTCGAGGCGGGGGACGGTAG
- a CDS encoding Stp1/IreP family PP2C-type Ser/Thr phosphatase, producing MDLTVAARTDVGMIRSGNEDSFFAHATRERGVFIVADGMGGHAAGEVASEMTVQIISRELQELPALGDGAADLVVDAILQANRAVYERTIQESDKQGMGTTASVLVVSEDRFLIGQVGDSRVYLLRDGALRQLTKDHSYVQEQVDAGLLTPEQARYHPYSNVITRCVGASDNVEPDTYSGEIRKGDVFLVASDGLTGMVDDRRLQQLLLSRASAGRVVDALIAEANYRGGLDNITAIVVQITGSAPVDTGERPTPKHGDVVSG from the coding sequence GTGGATCTTACCGTCGCCGCCCGAACCGATGTGGGGATGATTCGCTCGGGGAACGAGGATTCGTTCTTCGCCCACGCCACGCGGGAACGCGGTGTCTTCATCGTCGCCGATGGCATGGGTGGGCATGCGGCGGGCGAGGTGGCAAGCGAGATGACGGTCCAGATCATCTCCCGGGAGCTGCAAGAGCTGCCCGCGCTTGGCGACGGCGCAGCCGACCTGGTCGTGGACGCCATCCTGCAGGCCAATCGAGCGGTCTACGAACGCACGATCCAGGAATCCGACAAGCAGGGCATGGGCACCACTGCCTCGGTGCTGGTCGTGTCCGAAGACCGGTTCCTCATCGGCCAGGTCGGCGATTCGCGCGTGTACCTGCTGCGTGACGGCGCGCTCCGGCAGCTCACCAAGGACCACTCGTATGTGCAGGAGCAGGTGGACGCCGGTCTGCTGACTCCGGAACAGGCGCGCTACCACCCCTACAGCAACGTGATCACCCGCTGCGTAGGGGCGAGCGACAACGTGGAGCCCGACACGTACTCCGGCGAGATCCGAAAAGGCGACGTCTTTCTCGTGGCGAGTGACGGGCTCACGGGCATGGTCGACGACCGCCGCCTCCAGCAACTGCTGCTCTCGCGCGCCAGTGCGGGACGCGTGGTGGATGCGCTGATTGCCGAGGCCAACTACCGCGGTGGGCTCGACAACATCACCGCCATCGTGGTCCAGATCACCGGCTCCGCTCCCGTGGACACGGGTGAGCGGCCCACGCCAAAACATGGCGACGTTGTCTCCGGATGA
- a CDS encoding HD domain-containing protein — translation MDIIRDPLWNNIRVDARALRLVDTPAFQRLRYVRQLGWAWLVYPGATHARFEHALGAYHLAGVAIQRLDEEGALTAIPPLERTIVRLAALLHDLGHYPFSHALEEIGAPHHEDVARPLLTGGPVGAILGELAPDAAERVFALIRGESTSPLQGLISGSLDLDKIEYLKRDALMCGVPYGEIDVDRLINAMTLATDPTTGRASIAVREKGLSALESLLFAKYQMYRNVYWHHAVRSATAMYKRLVEEAIAAGALAVSELAGFTDEALLHTLEVRAPSPLLTALRHRRLYKRAFEAPAAELPDEFAEWVASDRHRVVAAERALAEHLGLAHGELLLDFPEKTQMLGLDMPVVRRDGSVERLTTSGIAGVINLPVLADQLYRSARWLRVFVARPVRVERAWLLRALEAG, via the coding sequence ATGGATATCATCCGCGACCCGCTCTGGAACAACATCCGCGTCGACGCACGCGCCCTGCGGCTGGTGGATACGCCAGCGTTCCAGCGCCTCCGCTACGTACGCCAGCTGGGGTGGGCATGGCTCGTGTACCCCGGGGCGACGCACGCCCGGTTCGAACACGCGCTCGGCGCGTATCACCTCGCCGGCGTCGCGATCCAGCGCCTCGACGAGGAGGGCGCACTCACGGCGATCCCACCGTTGGAGCGCACCATCGTGCGGCTCGCCGCACTCCTGCACGACCTCGGGCATTACCCCTTTTCCCACGCCCTCGAGGAGATCGGCGCTCCGCATCACGAAGATGTGGCGCGCCCGTTGCTCACCGGTGGGCCGGTCGGTGCAATCCTTGGCGAGCTCGCTCCCGACGCAGCCGAGCGCGTCTTTGCACTCATCCGCGGTGAGTCAACATCGCCGTTGCAGGGACTGATCTCCGGATCGCTGGACCTCGACAAGATCGAGTACCTCAAGCGCGATGCGCTCATGTGCGGCGTTCCCTACGGGGAGATCGACGTCGACCGGCTGATCAACGCGATGACGCTGGCCACCGATCCAACGACCGGGCGGGCGTCGATCGCCGTCCGCGAAAAGGGACTGTCGGCCCTCGAGTCGCTGCTGTTCGCAAAGTACCAGATGTATCGCAACGTGTACTGGCACCACGCCGTGCGCAGCGCCACCGCCATGTACAAGCGACTGGTGGAAGAGGCGATTGCGGCCGGTGCGCTGGCGGTGTCGGAGCTGGCCGGCTTCACCGACGAAGCCCTGCTCCACACGCTGGAGGTGCGCGCGCCGTCTCCGTTGCTCACCGCACTCAGGCACCGCCGACTCTACAAGCGCGCGTTCGAGGCGCCGGCGGCGGAACTGCCTGACGAGTTCGCGGAGTGGGTGGCCAGCGATCGCCATCGAGTGGTGGCGGCCGAGCGTGCCCTGGCTGAGCACCTCGGGCTCGCCCACGGCGAACTCCTGCTCGATTTCCCCGAGAAGACCCAGATGCTCGGCCTCGACATGCCGGTGGTGCGACGCGACGGCTCGGTCGAGCGCCTCACCACGAGCGGCATTGCCGGAGTCATCAACCTCCCCGTGCTGGCCGATCAGCTCTACCGCTCGGCGCGCTGGCTCCGCGTCTTTGTCGCGCGCCCCGTCAGGGTCGAGCGAGCGTGGCTGCTGCGAGCTTTGGAGGCAGGTTAA
- the pckA gene encoding phosphoenolpyruvate carboxykinase (ATP) gives MASTSTPTTTGLEGQGLSPKGQVHWNLITPALVQAACERREGTLADMGPFVAITAPHTGRSPNDKFVVREPSTEADVDWGKVNQPFPNAMFDVLLKDVQSYLSKLSDLFVQDLYCGADPKHRLKVRYVTPNAWHANFVRNMFIRPELAELASFAPNFTVLHAPEFRADPREHGTRSSTFIVLHLARRMILIGGTRYAGELKKAMFTVMNYLMPKAGVLSMHCSANVGASGDVALFFGLSGTGKTTLSADPERGLIGDDEHGWSDEGVFNYEGGCYAKVINLSKDAEPDIYATTQMFGTILENVSLDTDTRRVMFEDQSVTENTRASYPLHYIRNHVPSGRAGHPKNIVFLTADAFGVLPPIAKLTRDQAMYYFMSGYTAKVAGTERGVTEPQATFSSCFGAVFLVWHPTKYAQMLGELIDRHGSNVWLVNTGWSGGPYGVGARMKIGYTRAMVRALLSGSLDQAATTADPVFGLQIPNEVRDVPTFLLNPRNTWREEAEYDRQAKRLAEMFRKNFEKFGAVDPKIAAAGPQG, from the coding sequence ATGGCTTCGACATCGACCCCGACCACCACCGGCCTCGAAGGACAGGGCCTCTCCCCCAAGGGCCAGGTCCACTGGAATCTCATCACGCCAGCGCTCGTGCAGGCCGCGTGCGAGCGACGCGAAGGGACCCTGGCCGACATGGGGCCCTTCGTCGCCATTACCGCACCACACACCGGGCGCTCACCTAACGACAAGTTCGTGGTCCGGGAGCCGAGCACCGAGGCCGACGTGGACTGGGGCAAGGTGAACCAGCCCTTCCCCAACGCCATGTTCGACGTCCTGCTGAAGGACGTGCAGAGCTACCTGAGCAAACTCTCCGACCTGTTCGTACAGGATCTCTATTGCGGCGCGGATCCCAAGCACCGCCTCAAGGTCCGCTACGTGACACCGAACGCGTGGCACGCGAACTTCGTGCGGAACATGTTCATCCGGCCTGAGCTGGCGGAGCTCGCGTCGTTTGCGCCGAACTTCACGGTGCTGCACGCGCCGGAGTTCCGGGCCGACCCCAGGGAGCACGGGACGCGCAGCAGCACGTTCATCGTGCTGCACCTCGCGCGCCGCATGATCCTCATCGGCGGAACGCGCTACGCCGGCGAGCTCAAGAAGGCGATGTTCACCGTCATGAACTACCTGATGCCGAAGGCAGGCGTCCTGTCCATGCACTGCTCGGCGAACGTCGGCGCCAGCGGCGACGTGGCGCTGTTCTTCGGGCTCTCCGGCACGGGCAAGACCACGCTCTCCGCCGATCCCGAGCGCGGCCTCATCGGCGACGACGAACATGGTTGGTCCGATGAGGGCGTGTTCAACTACGAGGGCGGCTGCTACGCCAAGGTCATCAACCTGTCGAAGGACGCCGAGCCCGACATCTATGCCACGACGCAGATGTTCGGGACGATCCTGGAGAATGTCTCGCTCGACACCGATACGCGGCGCGTGATGTTCGAGGACCAGTCGGTTACCGAGAACACCCGCGCTTCGTATCCGCTGCACTACATCCGCAATCACGTCCCGAGCGGACGGGCCGGGCACCCGAAGAACATCGTCTTCCTCACCGCCGACGCCTTTGGCGTGCTTCCACCGATCGCGAAGCTCACGCGCGACCAGGCGATGTACTACTTCATGTCCGGCTACACGGCGAAAGTCGCCGGCACCGAGCGCGGCGTGACGGAACCTCAGGCGACGTTCTCCTCGTGCTTCGGCGCGGTGTTCCTCGTGTGGCACCCCACCAAGTACGCGCAGATGCTGGGCGAGCTGATCGATCGGCATGGCTCGAACGTGTGGCTCGTGAACACGGGCTGGAGCGGTGGCCCGTACGGTGTCGGCGCCCGCATGAAGATCGGGTACACACGCGCGATGGTGCGCGCGCTGCTGTCGGGCTCCCTCGATCAGGCCGCAACGACCGCGGACCCGGTGTTCGGCCTGCAGATTCCGAACGAGGTACGCGACGTGCCCACCTTTCTCCTCAACCCGCGGAACACGTGGCGCGAGGAAGCAGAATACGACCGGCAGGCCAAGCGGCTTGCCGAGATGTTCCGCAAGAACTTCGAGAAGTTCGGCGCCGTCGACCCGAAGATCGCTGCCGCCGGCCCCCAGGGCTGA
- a CDS encoding NADP-dependent malic enzyme — protein MMNRKDALDYHELPRPGKIAVVPTKPLTNQRDLALAYSPGVAEPCLEIQKHPDAAYRFTARGNLVAVVTNGTAVLGLGNIGALAGKPVMEGKGNLFKQFADLDVFDLEVGSEDPDDMIRFCQLLEPTVGGINLEDVKAPDCFHIEETLRATMKIPVFHDDQHGTAIITGAALLNALELVGKDIGEVRVVFSGAGAAALASAMHYERLGVKREHILMCDLTGVIYAGRLEDMDPYKARYAAETSKRTITEALDGADVFVGLSAAGAVTGAMIKGMARDPIIFALANPVPEIMPNEVKAVRADAIVATGRSDYPNQINNVLCFPFIFRGAIDARATMVNEEMKMAATRALAALAREDVPESVAALYGLRRVTFGREYLIPFPFDPRVLLWVAPAVAWAAVASGVADDFIDLEEYRQSLEARLGRARGIMRGIINRALSDPKRLVLPEGEARKMIRAARILVDEGIAHPILLGDEATIRRRAAADGVSLEDVAIEDPAASPRREAYASQLWEKRQRKGLSLAQAQRLMFDGNYFGCMMVTRGDADAILTGMTTSYPEALRPALQVIGANPRSGLVAGMYMLVFDRHVVFCGDTTVNIEPTAAQLAEIALAAGRIVRTFGEAPRVAMLSFSNFGSVDHPEARKVAEAVALVRQREPTLIVDGEMQADTAVDGVTLQETFPFATLKQPANVLIFPNLSAGNIAYKLLHRLGGATAIGPILVGMAQPVHILEMGADVQDIVNMAAVAVMDAQERTRPSERKEPGAPTRARAFSFL, from the coding sequence CTGATGAACCGAAAGGATGCGCTCGACTACCACGAACTGCCTCGACCGGGGAAGATCGCGGTCGTCCCGACCAAGCCACTGACCAACCAGCGGGATCTCGCCCTCGCCTATTCGCCCGGGGTCGCCGAGCCCTGCCTGGAGATTCAGAAGCACCCTGACGCGGCGTATCGGTTCACCGCGCGCGGCAACCTGGTCGCCGTGGTGACCAACGGCACCGCCGTCCTCGGTCTGGGAAACATCGGTGCACTTGCCGGCAAGCCGGTCATGGAAGGCAAGGGGAACCTGTTCAAGCAGTTCGCCGACCTGGACGTCTTTGACCTGGAGGTCGGCTCCGAGGATCCGGACGACATGATCCGGTTCTGCCAGCTCCTCGAGCCCACGGTGGGCGGCATCAACCTCGAGGATGTGAAGGCCCCGGACTGTTTCCACATCGAGGAGACGCTGCGGGCGACGATGAAGATCCCGGTCTTTCATGACGACCAGCACGGGACGGCGATCATCACGGGGGCGGCCCTGCTCAACGCGCTGGAGCTCGTCGGAAAAGACATCGGCGAAGTGCGGGTGGTGTTCAGCGGGGCGGGCGCGGCGGCATTGGCCTCGGCGATGCACTACGAGCGGCTCGGGGTCAAACGCGAGCACATCCTCATGTGCGACCTGACCGGGGTGATCTACGCCGGGCGCCTGGAGGACATGGATCCATACAAGGCCCGATACGCCGCCGAGACCTCGAAGCGCACCATCACCGAGGCCCTCGACGGCGCAGATGTTTTTGTCGGGTTGTCCGCCGCGGGCGCGGTGACGGGCGCCATGATCAAGGGCATGGCGCGCGACCCGATCATCTTTGCGCTCGCGAACCCGGTCCCGGAAATCATGCCGAACGAGGTGAAGGCCGTGCGTGCCGACGCCATCGTGGCCACCGGGCGCAGTGACTACCCGAACCAGATCAACAACGTCCTCTGCTTTCCGTTCATCTTCCGCGGCGCGATCGACGCGCGCGCGACGATGGTCAACGAGGAGATGAAGATGGCCGCGACGCGCGCGCTGGCCGCGCTCGCCCGCGAAGACGTCCCCGAGAGCGTCGCGGCCCTCTACGGGCTCCGGCGCGTCACGTTCGGACGGGAGTACCTCATCCCCTTCCCCTTCGACCCGCGGGTGTTGCTCTGGGTGGCCCCGGCCGTGGCGTGGGCGGCGGTCGCCAGTGGCGTGGCCGATGACTTCATCGACCTCGAGGAGTATCGCCAGTCGCTCGAGGCGAGGCTGGGACGAGCGCGCGGGATCATGCGCGGCATCATCAATCGCGCGTTGAGCGATCCCAAGCGCCTGGTGCTTCCCGAGGGCGAAGCGCGCAAGATGATCCGGGCGGCGCGCATTCTCGTCGACGAGGGCATCGCGCATCCGATCCTGCTCGGCGACGAGGCGACGATCCGGCGGCGTGCGGCGGCCGACGGAGTCTCGCTCGAGGACGTGGCGATCGAAGATCCGGCGGCGTCACCGCGTCGCGAGGCCTACGCGTCGCAGCTGTGGGAGAAGCGGCAGCGCAAGGGGCTGTCGCTTGCGCAGGCGCAGCGACTGATGTTCGACGGCAACTACTTCGGTTGCATGATGGTCACACGCGGCGACGCCGATGCGATCCTGACCGGCATGACGACGAGTTATCCCGAAGCGTTGCGCCCGGCCCTGCAGGTGATCGGCGCCAACCCGCGGTCCGGGCTCGTGGCGGGCATGTACATGCTCGTGTTCGATCGTCACGTGGTCTTCTGCGGCGACACCACGGTGAACATCGAACCCACGGCAGCGCAACTCGCCGAGATCGCGCTCGCCGCGGGCCGGATCGTACGGACCTTTGGTGAGGCGCCGCGGGTGGCGATGCTCTCCTTCTCGAACTTCGGGTCGGTGGACCACCCCGAGGCCCGGAAGGTGGCCGAAGCCGTCGCGCTGGTGCGACAGCGCGAGCCGACGCTGATTGTGGACGGAGAGATGCAGGCGGACACCGCGGTAGACGGCGTCACGCTGCAGGAGACCTTTCCGTTCGCAACGCTCAAGCAACCGGCCAACGTGTTGATCTTCCCGAACTTGAGTGCCGGAAACATCGCCTACAAGTTGTTGCACCGATTGGGCGGGGCCACCGCAATCGGCCCGATCCTGGTGGGCATGGCCCAGCCGGTCCACATCCTCGAGATGGGGGCCGACGTGCAGGACATAGTGAACATGGCCGCTGTCGCGGTCATGGATGCCCAGGAGCGCACCCGTCCCTCGGAGCGCAAGGAACCCGGCGCACCAACCCGGGCGCGCGCCTTCTCGTTTCTGTAA
- a CDS encoding peptidase dimerization domain-containing protein — protein MLRVLVPSAIALLLLPALAPAQETPTQRAAAGSVLTRMAALHASIDARGLARRLTSAASPARDAVVARARELWESELQGMSDDITRHPEIGFKETRSVKLLTDWLSAHDFEVTHGVAGLPTAFVARYRKGTPGPNLGVVLEYDALRGTVRDYHGDQHSAQGPVGMAAAVAVAEFLTRTRTPGTVTVIGTPAEEMMPPPSKAVMHEQKVFAGVDVVVRSHSSVNTQRPAPGFGTCCLNIDGVKYVFSGAPAHQMTPWEGRDALSAVVRFFVDVDGLRKSLRPEARVQGIITEGGKAPNVVPDRAVADFYIRYPDEVYLAQVRELVDNAARGAALATGTKVSIEPYGSMRDGISTGALNEVAFGYLQKYGAARVLAEPQKPQGWEETGSVSRDIPGVGFSAFTSRGGFHTYEMEADALTEVGHTGFRIDAMAMAALLHDFATDAAFRDKVRQEFAATRSLFGEYVQALKGAYPVPVVK, from the coding sequence ATGCTCCGCGTCCTCGTCCCCTCCGCGATTGCCCTGCTGTTGCTCCCCGCGCTCGCCCCGGCGCAGGAAACGCCCACGCAGCGGGCCGCGGCCGGCAGCGTCCTCACCAGGATGGCGGCTCTCCATGCCAGCATCGACGCCAGAGGTCTTGCGCGACGCCTGACGAGTGCGGCCAGTCCCGCGCGGGACGCGGTGGTGGCGCGGGCGCGCGAACTCTGGGAGTCCGAACTGCAGGGCATGAGCGACGACATCACGCGCCACCCGGAGATCGGGTTCAAGGAGACGCGCTCGGTCAAGCTGCTGACCGATTGGCTGTCGGCGCACGACTTCGAGGTGACGCACGGCGTGGCCGGACTGCCCACGGCGTTCGTGGCGCGCTACCGCAAGGGGACGCCGGGCCCCAACCTGGGCGTGGTGCTCGAATACGACGCGCTGCGCGGCACCGTGCGTGACTACCATGGTGACCAGCACAGCGCGCAGGGCCCGGTGGGCATGGCGGCGGCGGTCGCCGTCGCGGAGTTCCTCACGCGCACACGCACGCCCGGCACCGTGACCGTGATCGGCACGCCCGCCGAGGAAATGATGCCCCCGCCATCCAAGGCGGTGATGCACGAGCAGAAGGTGTTTGCCGGCGTCGACGTGGTCGTGCGCTCGCATTCGTCGGTGAACACGCAGCGCCCCGCGCCGGGCTTCGGAACGTGCTGCCTCAACATCGACGGCGTGAAGTACGTCTTCAGCGGCGCCCCGGCGCACCAGATGACGCCCTGGGAGGGCCGCGATGCGCTCAGCGCGGTGGTGCGGTTCTTCGTCGACGTGGACGGACTGCGCAAGAGCCTCCGGCCCGAGGCCCGGGTGCAGGGCATCATCACCGAGGGCGGCAAGGCGCCCAACGTGGTTCCGGACCGGGCGGTCGCCGATTTCTACATCAGGTACCCGGACGAAGTCTACCTCGCACAGGTGCGCGAGCTCGTCGACAACGCCGCGCGCGGCGCCGCGCTCGCCACGGGCACAAAGGTCTCGATCGAACCGTATGGCAGCATGCGCGACGGCATCTCCACGGGCGCGCTCAACGAGGTCGCGTTTGGCTACCTGCAGAAGTACGGCGCCGCGCGCGTGCTGGCCGAGCCCCAGAAACCGCAGGGCTGGGAGGAGACAGGCAGCGTCTCACGCGACATCCCCGGCGTGGGCTTCAGCGCGTTCACGTCGCGCGGAGGCTTCCACACGTACGAGATGGAGGCGGACGCGCTGACCGAAGTCGGTCACACGGGGTTTCGCATCGACGCCATGGCGATGGCCGCGCTCCTGCACGATTTTGCGACCGACGCGGCCTTTCGAGACAAGGTGCGGCAGGAGTTTGCGGCAACCCGGTCGCTGTTCGGCGAATACGTACAGGCCCTGAAGGGGGCCTACCCCGTGCCGGTGGTGAAGTAG
- the rpiB gene encoding ribose 5-phosphate isomerase B: MSARRRPAITEHAVRRAAARGERVLDTTGATVTPSARDAARVLGIDLRAAATAPSPTAEPSAAHGAPGAATTAPARVAIGADHGGVAMKDAVLAWLRGAGHAVDDVGTFSTDAVDYPDYAIAVARAVTEGRADVGIMIDGAGIGSCMAANKVAGVRAAMCHDVTTASNAREHNNANVLTLGGTLLGNRLALEVVRTFLAAIYAGGRHDARVAKIDALDTNRR, translated from the coding sequence ATGTCAGCCCGTCGCCGACCTGCAATCACGGAGCACGCCGTGCGGCGTGCGGCCGCGCGTGGCGAACGCGTCCTGGACACGACCGGAGCGACCGTCACACCCAGTGCGCGGGACGCCGCCAGGGTGCTGGGCATCGACCTCCGCGCTGCCGCCACGGCACCATCGCCAACCGCCGAGCCCTCGGCCGCCCACGGGGCACCTGGCGCGGCGACGACCGCGCCTGCGCGCGTGGCGATCGGGGCCGACCATGGCGGCGTGGCGATGAAAGACGCCGTGCTCGCGTGGCTGCGCGGAGCGGGCCACGCCGTCGACGATGTTGGCACGTTCAGCACGGACGCGGTGGACTATCCCGACTATGCCATCGCCGTGGCGCGGGCCGTGACCGAGGGCCGGGCCGATGTGGGCATCATGATCGACGGGGCCGGCATCGGCAGCTGCATGGCGGCCAACAAGGTCGCCGGCGTGCGCGCCGCGATGTGCCACGACGTCACGACGGCCTCCAACGCGCGCGAACACAACAACGCCAACGTGCTGACACTCGGCGGCACGCTCCTCGGAAACCGACTGGCGCTCGAGGTGGTCCGTACCTTCCTTGCCGCGATCTACGCCGGTGGTCGGCATGACGCGCGCGTGGCCAAGATCGACGCCCTCGACACCAACCGCCGTTAG
- a CDS encoding peptidoglycan DD-metalloendopeptidase family protein, with protein sequence MRRAVRIAALVVVVALPGVLAAQSTEQRLRQQQNELDAIRKERTDLQRRLQELQGRAHDLSEEATNLRRQADATARLVRQLDVQLVEIHRDVETAEDAVQKAQQEVVRKRSSLQHRLVDIYKRGPMYTTEALLSARTFAELVGRYKYLHELALHDRAVVKQVTGLYDKIDEQRTLLVRLQTEIERNRLEKAQEESRLRSMQGQRQRSLADVRQSQEQVQDRLARIQRDEARLAQLLASMEEARRRSEAARPNAGAASGSTLKTTDFGRLDWPVDGEILYSFGRVINPNNTAIRWNGMGIAAPSGTNVTSVAQGEVTYVAPIGTYGLTIIVQHGGGDYSVYGSLSRADVRVGQQVTKGQVIGAVGRADPEMAPHLHFEIRPKGRATDPLGWLRRQ encoded by the coding sequence GTGAGGCGCGCCGTGCGCATCGCGGCGCTGGTGGTCGTCGTCGCGCTTCCTGGCGTGCTGGCGGCGCAATCGACCGAACAGCGGCTGCGCCAACAGCAGAACGAACTGGACGCCATCAGGAAGGAACGCACCGACCTGCAGCGTCGCCTCCAGGAGTTGCAGGGCCGCGCACACGACCTGAGTGAAGAGGCCACCAACCTGCGGCGGCAGGCCGACGCGACCGCGCGACTCGTGCGCCAGCTCGACGTGCAGCTGGTGGAGATCCACCGCGACGTGGAAACCGCCGAGGATGCGGTGCAGAAGGCGCAGCAGGAGGTCGTGCGCAAGCGTTCATCGCTGCAGCACCGGCTCGTGGACATCTACAAGCGCGGCCCGATGTACACCACCGAAGCGCTGCTCTCGGCGCGGACCTTTGCCGAACTCGTGGGCCGCTACAAGTACCTGCACGAACTGGCGCTGCATGATCGCGCCGTGGTCAAGCAGGTCACGGGCCTGTACGACAAGATCGACGAGCAGCGCACGCTGCTCGTGCGGCTCCAGACCGAGATCGAGCGGAATCGGCTCGAGAAGGCGCAGGAGGAATCCCGGCTGCGTTCGATGCAGGGCCAGCGGCAGCGATCGCTGGCCGATGTGCGCCAGTCCCAGGAGCAGGTCCAGGACCGCCTGGCGCGTATCCAGCGCGACGAGGCGCGCCTGGCGCAGCTGCTGGCCTCGATGGAGGAAGCACGGCGTCGCAGCGAGGCAGCGCGTCCCAATGCCGGCGCCGCGTCGGGCAGCACACTCAAGACCACGGATTTTGGTCGACTCGACTGGCCGGTCGACGGCGAGATCCTCTACAGCTTTGGGCGCGTGATCAACCCGAACAACACCGCGATCCGATGGAACGGCATGGGCATCGCGGCGCCGTCGGGCACGAACGTGACCAGCGTTGCGCAGGGCGAGGTGACGTATGTGGCGCCCATCGGCACCTACGGCCTGACCATCATCGTGCAACACGGCGGTGGCGACTACTCCGTCTACGGTTCGCTGAGCCGAGCCGACGTGCGCGTGGGGCAACAGGTGACGAAGGGGCAGGTCATCGGAGCCGTGGGCCGCGCCGACCCGGAGATGGCGCCGCACCTGCATTTCGAGATCCGGCCCAAGGGCCGCGCGACGGATCCGCTGGGCTGGCTCCGCCGACAATAG